The following are encoded in a window of Nibricoccus aquaticus genomic DNA:
- a CDS encoding LTA synthase family protein, with the protein MKPSSPSAASAASRPGPLPTLFRSLLERRHGGVLLFILLFASTSLLIRVALLIKSLPAANLSPALFASFGWGFLFDLGTALLFSLPLVLLLALLPEKFFDRIWARACAHLGMFLILALLVFGAVSEWVFWDEFSARFNFIAVDYLVYTQEVVGNIRESYNMPLIFGGIALIAAVLYALVLRTGLMRRWLDDTAELPRHRWLAASGWILAATVAAFALNSEQLPAFANNYHRELAKNGLWSFFAAFRNNELDYDQFYATRDIDQSFANIRHELSADGSTPLGNNPRDTLRFIRNPGPELNPNVIQITVESLSADFLSTFNRASHLTPNLEALAAKSLVFENFYATGTRTDRGMEALTLAIPPTPGRSLVKRPENENLFTLGSVFRSRGYDTAFIYGGYGYFDNMNAFFGHNGYRVVDRASVAKKDITFANAWGACDEDLLSWTLREADESAASGKPFHFFVMTTSNHRPFTYPDGRIDLPSKVSGRAGAVKYTDYAIGQFLRAAENKPWFKNTVFVIVADHCASVAGKTELPVQNYHIPLFIYAPGGQVAPGRIRDLTSQVDYAPTLLGLLNWSYASRFYGWDVRKATGDRRALIGNYQRLGLYEPGELVILNPRRQVDQFTGTAESGTFTRVPGTQEEEHETIAYYQTASYLYKTHGYKALTPDEQHRASLGAELSSTAPTSDLHAAR; encoded by the coding sequence ATGAAACCCAGCTCCCCCTCCGCCGCGTCAGCCGCCTCCCGCCCCGGCCCCTTGCCCACCCTTTTCCGCTCCCTCCTCGAACGCCGTCACGGCGGCGTCCTCCTCTTCATCCTGCTCTTCGCGTCCACGTCCCTCCTCATCCGCGTCGCGCTCCTCATAAAGTCCCTCCCCGCCGCCAACCTCTCCCCCGCCCTCTTCGCCTCCTTCGGCTGGGGTTTCCTTTTCGATCTCGGCACCGCCCTCCTCTTCTCGCTCCCGCTCGTGCTGCTCCTCGCGCTCCTGCCCGAAAAATTCTTCGACCGCATCTGGGCCCGCGCCTGCGCCCACCTCGGCATGTTCCTCATTCTCGCCCTCCTCGTCTTCGGCGCCGTCTCCGAATGGGTTTTCTGGGACGAATTCAGCGCCCGCTTCAACTTCATCGCCGTCGACTACCTCGTCTACACCCAGGAGGTCGTCGGCAACATCCGCGAATCCTACAACATGCCGCTCATCTTCGGCGGCATCGCCCTCATCGCCGCCGTTCTCTACGCGCTCGTCCTCCGTACCGGCCTCATGCGCCGCTGGCTCGACGACACCGCCGAGCTCCCCCGCCACCGCTGGCTCGCCGCCTCCGGCTGGATTCTCGCCGCCACCGTCGCCGCCTTCGCCCTCAACTCCGAACAGCTCCCCGCCTTCGCCAACAACTACCACCGCGAACTCGCCAAAAACGGCCTCTGGTCCTTCTTCGCCGCCTTCCGCAACAACGAGCTCGATTACGACCAGTTCTACGCCACCCGCGACATCGACCAATCCTTCGCCAACATCCGCCACGAACTCTCCGCCGACGGCTCCACCCCCCTCGGCAACAACCCGCGCGACACCCTTCGTTTCATCCGCAACCCCGGCCCCGAGCTCAACCCCAACGTCATCCAGATCACCGTCGAAAGCCTCAGCGCCGACTTCCTCTCCACCTTCAACCGCGCCTCCCACCTCACCCCCAACCTCGAAGCCCTCGCTGCCAAAAGCCTCGTCTTCGAAAACTTCTACGCCACCGGCACGCGCACCGATCGCGGCATGGAAGCCCTCACCCTCGCCATCCCGCCCACCCCCGGCCGCTCCCTCGTCAAGCGCCCCGAAAACGAAAACCTCTTCACCCTCGGCTCCGTCTTTCGTAGCCGCGGCTACGATACAGCCTTCATCTACGGCGGCTACGGCTACTTCGATAACATGAACGCCTTCTTCGGCCACAACGGCTACCGCGTCGTCGACCGCGCCTCCGTTGCGAAGAAAGACATCACCTTCGCCAACGCCTGGGGCGCCTGCGACGAAGACCTCCTCAGCTGGACCCTCCGCGAGGCCGACGAATCCGCCGCCTCCGGCAAACCGTTTCACTTCTTCGTCATGACCACGTCGAACCACCGCCCGTTCACCTACCCCGACGGCCGCATTGACCTCCCCTCGAAAGTTTCCGGCCGCGCCGGCGCCGTGAAATACACCGACTACGCCATCGGCCAGTTCCTCCGCGCCGCCGAAAACAAGCCCTGGTTCAAAAACACCGTCTTCGTCATTGTCGCCGACCACTGCGCCTCCGTCGCCGGCAAGACCGAGCTCCCCGTCCAGAACTACCACATCCCCCTCTTCATCTACGCCCCCGGCGGACAAGTCGCCCCCGGCCGTATCCGCGATCTCACGTCGCAGGTGGACTACGCGCCCACCCTCCTCGGCCTGCTCAACTGGAGCTACGCCAGTCGCTTCTACGGCTGGGATGTTCGCAAAGCCACCGGCGACCGCCGCGCCCTCATCGGCAACTACCAGCGCCTCGGCCTCTACGAACCCGGCGAACTCGTCATCCTCAACCCCCGTCGCCAGGTCGATCAATTCACCGGTACCGCCGAGTCCGGCACCTTCACCCGCGTCCCCGGCACACAAGAAGAGGAACACGAGACCATCGCCTACTACCAGACCGCCAGCTACCTCTACAAAACCCACGGCTACAAAGCCCTCACCCCCGACGAACAACACCGCGCCTCCCTCGGCGCCGAACTTTCGTCAACCGCTCCCACCTCCGACCTCCACGCCGCCCGCTGA
- the holA gene encoding DNA polymerase III subunit delta, with product MAAAKPFIFVCGADDFLVNRAGKARFEELALEVTDEFSREVLSGFAGNVGEVETAINRFRESVQTVSMFGGKRLVWFKDVNFLADTVTGRAESTLKLVEDLKELLETIDPEQVTVLITATPVDRRRAFPKWCEKTADFLLVGGDGDSAAEALAGVVLAEARELGVNFGEGALQLLLAKVGANTRLLIEETHKLATYAGEGKPIEEAFVAELTPNVAEGDFFEAAEAFFSGDLKWTLAALHRHFFTGGDARPIISALQNRNRILLQVRALIDAGDVRLGPRGLDGMPKAQAAYGKHFVGATEKSSYNLFSQNAWYVGKLASTGKLPTLRRLIDNQQEFIVAFGDIVKRSDEQEEVLRDMAVRCLSA from the coding sequence ATGGCCGCCGCTAAACCCTTTATCTTCGTGTGCGGCGCGGATGATTTTTTGGTCAACCGCGCGGGGAAGGCGCGTTTCGAGGAACTGGCGCTGGAGGTGACGGATGAGTTTTCGCGAGAAGTGCTAAGCGGATTTGCGGGGAACGTCGGCGAGGTGGAGACGGCGATCAACCGGTTCCGCGAGAGCGTGCAGACGGTGTCGATGTTTGGAGGGAAGCGGCTCGTGTGGTTCAAGGATGTGAACTTCCTGGCGGACACGGTCACGGGTCGCGCGGAGAGCACGCTGAAGCTGGTGGAGGATTTGAAAGAGCTGCTGGAGACGATCGATCCGGAGCAGGTGACGGTGCTGATCACGGCGACGCCGGTGGACCGGCGTCGGGCGTTTCCGAAGTGGTGCGAGAAGACGGCGGATTTTTTGCTGGTCGGCGGCGATGGCGACAGTGCGGCGGAGGCGCTCGCGGGTGTGGTGCTGGCGGAGGCGCGGGAGCTGGGCGTGAATTTTGGGGAAGGTGCGTTGCAGTTGTTACTCGCGAAAGTGGGGGCGAACACGCGGCTCTTGATCGAGGAGACGCACAAACTCGCGACGTACGCAGGCGAAGGGAAACCGATCGAGGAGGCGTTCGTCGCGGAGCTGACGCCGAATGTGGCGGAGGGGGATTTCTTCGAGGCGGCGGAGGCGTTTTTCAGCGGGGATCTGAAGTGGACCCTGGCGGCGTTGCACCGGCATTTTTTCACGGGCGGGGATGCGCGGCCGATTATCTCGGCGTTGCAGAACCGGAACCGGATTTTGCTGCAAGTGCGGGCGCTCATCGATGCGGGAGATGTGCGGCTGGGGCCGCGCGGGCTCGATGGGATGCCGAAGGCGCAGGCGGCGTATGGGAAGCATTTCGTGGGAGCGACGGAGAAGAGTTCGTACAATCTTTTCAGTCAGAACGCGTGGTATGTGGGAAAGCTCGCGAGCACGGGGAAGCTGCCGACGCTCCGCAGGCTGATCGATAATCAGCAGGAGTTCATCGTGGCGTTTGGAGATATCGTGAAGCGGTCGGACGAGCAGGAGGAAGTGCTGCGCGATATGGCGGTGCGGTGTTTGTCGGCGTGA
- a CDS encoding paraquat-inducible protein A, whose protein sequence is MSADVEISSKRRGVVTALLAVSLACNVAVLFLPFMDLRTGLTSEPYSLINSIKMLWSSGLYVLAALVVGFSVVFPFAKLAVLTGVCMAGQINARNRPLLEWVERLGKWSMLDVFLVCIILTLTSGQMLVGATPMVGIPVFVVAILLSMIAGELLAATAEAGVVASRDRGTKAEVLRGGFWLMLSGVALGGAVSFPFLKISDWLLSDRAYSIVQLVPTLWQEEAYTPMVIIGAFLLVAPLIAWLATWRWWLLRRKGHPAHDAHRQMMIARRWSMLDVFGLALAIFLVEGEYLMKTEVRWGALFLVVLVAVQAIAQAALERAFPTEE, encoded by the coding sequence ATGAGTGCCGATGTTGAAATCTCCTCGAAGCGGCGTGGCGTGGTGACGGCGTTGCTGGCGGTGTCGCTCGCGTGCAATGTGGCGGTGTTGTTTTTGCCGTTCATGGATCTGCGGACGGGGCTGACGAGCGAGCCGTATTCGCTGATCAACTCCATCAAGATGCTCTGGAGTTCGGGGCTCTATGTGCTGGCGGCGCTCGTGGTGGGGTTTTCGGTGGTGTTTCCTTTTGCGAAGCTGGCGGTGCTGACAGGCGTGTGCATGGCCGGGCAGATCAATGCGCGGAACCGGCCGTTGCTGGAGTGGGTGGAGCGGCTGGGGAAGTGGTCGATGCTGGATGTGTTTTTGGTGTGCATCATCCTGACGCTGACGTCGGGGCAGATGCTGGTGGGGGCGACGCCGATGGTGGGGATTCCGGTGTTTGTCGTGGCGATTTTGTTGAGCATGATCGCGGGGGAGTTGCTGGCGGCGACGGCGGAGGCCGGGGTGGTGGCGTCGCGCGATCGCGGCACGAAGGCGGAGGTGTTGCGCGGCGGTTTTTGGCTGATGCTTTCGGGTGTGGCGCTGGGCGGGGCGGTGAGTTTTCCGTTTTTGAAGATCAGCGACTGGCTGCTCTCGGACCGCGCTTACAGCATCGTGCAACTGGTGCCGACGCTGTGGCAGGAAGAGGCGTACACGCCGATGGTGATCATCGGGGCGTTTTTATTGGTGGCGCCGCTGATCGCTTGGCTGGCGACGTGGCGTTGGTGGTTGCTGCGGAGGAAGGGGCATCCGGCGCACGATGCGCACCGGCAGATGATGATCGCGCGGCGTTGGAGCATGCTGGATGTGTTTGGCCTGGCGCTGGCGATCTTCCTTGTGGAGGGAGAGTATCTGATGAAGACGGAGGTGCGGTGGGGGGCGTTGTTTCTTGTGGTGCTCGTCGCGGTGCAGGCGATCGCGCAGGCGGCGTTGGAGCGGGCGTTTCCGACGGAGGAGTGA
- the purB gene encoding adenylosuccinate lyase: MSQETVAAAIPNVLAERYASPALKDIWSPAGRIGIERDYWIAVMKGQRTLGLKIPAEAITAYEKVKSQIDLAAIDARERKTLHDVKARIEEFSGLAGHEFIHLGLTSRDLTENVEQLQIHRSLGVVKMKAAAALIGLAKQAKTHRDVMLTGRTHNVAAQPTTLGKRLAMFGQEVLGAYARLVELIERYPVRGLKGAVGTQLDQLTLFGGSAAKVDKLEKAILKHLGFKQALFAVGQVYPRSLDFEVVSALHQLGASAASFATTLRLMAGQGLLTEGFQAGQVGSSAMPHKVNARNCERICGFSTILSGYVTMTGALSGHQWNEGDVSCSVVRRVALPDAFYAIDGLLETFLTVLKQMDVFTAAIAAENTRNLPFLATTTILMEAVKGGAGRETAHEAIKEHALAAAKAMRSGGGDADLVGRLAGDARLGLGRPKLEKILSEGSRFVGAAPQQVDTFVGEVARVTKGVKGASAYQPGKLL, translated from the coding sequence ATGTCCCAAGAAACTGTCGCAGCTGCCATTCCCAACGTGCTTGCCGAACGCTACGCCTCGCCGGCGTTGAAGGATATCTGGTCTCCAGCGGGGCGCATCGGGATCGAGCGCGATTACTGGATCGCAGTGATGAAGGGGCAGCGCACGCTAGGGCTGAAAATTCCGGCGGAGGCGATCACGGCGTACGAGAAAGTGAAGAGCCAGATCGACCTAGCGGCGATCGATGCGCGGGAGCGGAAGACGCTTCACGATGTGAAGGCGCGTATCGAGGAGTTTTCGGGCCTGGCGGGGCATGAATTTATCCATCTCGGGCTGACGAGCCGAGATCTCACGGAGAACGTGGAGCAGCTGCAGATTCATCGCTCGCTTGGCGTCGTTAAAATGAAGGCGGCGGCGGCGCTCATCGGATTGGCGAAGCAGGCGAAGACGCATCGTGACGTGATGCTCACGGGGCGCACGCACAACGTGGCGGCGCAGCCGACGACGCTGGGCAAGCGGCTGGCGATGTTTGGGCAGGAAGTGCTGGGGGCTTACGCGCGGCTGGTGGAGTTGATCGAGCGTTATCCGGTGCGCGGGTTGAAGGGCGCGGTGGGAACGCAGCTGGATCAGTTGACGCTTTTTGGCGGCAGTGCGGCGAAGGTCGATAAGCTGGAGAAGGCGATTTTGAAGCACTTGGGTTTCAAGCAGGCGCTGTTCGCGGTGGGGCAGGTGTATCCGCGTTCCCTGGACTTCGAGGTCGTGTCGGCGTTGCACCAGTTGGGCGCGTCGGCGGCGAGTTTTGCGACGACGCTGCGGTTGATGGCGGGGCAGGGCTTGCTCACGGAAGGTTTTCAGGCGGGGCAGGTCGGGTCGTCGGCGATGCCGCACAAGGTGAACGCGCGTAACTGCGAACGCATCTGCGGGTTTTCGACGATTCTCAGCGGCTACGTGACGATGACGGGCGCACTCTCGGGACATCAGTGGAACGAGGGCGATGTCTCGTGCTCGGTGGTGCGCCGCGTGGCGTTGCCGGATGCGTTCTACGCGATCGACGGATTGCTGGAGACGTTCCTCACGGTGCTGAAGCAGATGGATGTTTTCACGGCGGCGATCGCGGCGGAGAACACGCGCAATCTGCCGTTTCTCGCGACGACGACGATTCTCATGGAAGCGGTCAAAGGCGGCGCAGGTCGTGAAACTGCGCATGAGGCGATCAAGGAGCACGCGCTCGCTGCGGCGAAAGCGATGCGCTCGGGCGGCGGCGATGCGGACTTGGTTGGGCGTCTCGCAGGCGATGCACGGCTGGGGCTTGGGCGGCCGAAGTTGGAGAAGATTTTGTCGGAAGGCAGTCGGTTCGTCGGCGCGGCGCCGCAGCAAGTGGATACGTTTGTCGGCGAAGTCGCGCGGGTGACGAAGGGAGTTAAGGGCGCGTCGGCGTATCAGCCGGGGAAGCTGTTGTAA
- a CDS encoding 6-phosphofructokinase, which yields MSELVGNVLVGQSGGPTAVINASLAGVVAEALNHGEIEEIYGSLNGVLGILNEDFIDLAAQSQQTIRNLRHTPGAALGTCRYKLKKQQDFERVLEVFKAHNIRYFFYAGGNDSQDTADKISKLAQEQNYELRVIGIPKTIDNDLPSTDHCPGYGSVIKFVSTTVRELACDNEAMGQNDLVSILEVMGRNAGWIAAGASLAKRRDHPHDAPHLIYLPEVAFSSEKFVADVQRVLKREKYCMIVVGEGLVDADGNYVSAAEATDSFGHAQLGGAGEYLKSLVEQNLPGIKARVAKLGITQRAAAHAGSKTDADEAFLAGQAAVKAAIKGETDVMVTLLRGDADHYTVETGLAPLSEIANGVKKLPREWINEDGTSMNHQFVRYAQPLIQGETPVPYENGLPVFAKFEKSRVEKLLGAYQL from the coding sequence ATGTCCGAACTCGTAGGAAATGTCTTGGTAGGCCAGTCCGGAGGCCCCACCGCCGTTATCAATGCCAGCCTTGCAGGTGTCGTCGCCGAAGCGCTGAACCATGGTGAAATCGAAGAGATCTACGGTTCGCTGAATGGCGTGCTCGGCATCCTCAACGAGGACTTCATCGATCTCGCCGCGCAGTCGCAGCAGACGATCCGTAATCTCCGCCATACGCCCGGCGCCGCTCTCGGCACCTGCCGTTACAAGCTCAAGAAGCAGCAGGATTTCGAGCGCGTGCTCGAGGTTTTCAAGGCGCACAACATCCGCTATTTCTTCTACGCGGGCGGCAACGATTCGCAGGACACGGCGGACAAGATTTCCAAGCTCGCTCAGGAGCAGAACTACGAGCTCCGCGTCATCGGCATTCCGAAGACGATCGATAACGATCTTCCCTCGACCGATCACTGCCCCGGCTACGGCAGCGTGATCAAGTTCGTGAGCACCACGGTGCGCGAACTCGCCTGCGATAACGAGGCGATGGGCCAGAACGATCTTGTTTCCATTCTCGAAGTCATGGGCCGCAATGCGGGCTGGATCGCCGCTGGCGCATCCCTCGCAAAACGCCGCGATCACCCACATGATGCTCCGCATCTGATCTATTTGCCTGAGGTCGCGTTCTCTTCTGAGAAGTTCGTCGCTGACGTGCAGCGCGTGCTGAAGCGCGAGAAGTATTGCATGATCGTCGTGGGCGAAGGCCTCGTCGATGCGGATGGCAATTACGTCTCGGCGGCTGAGGCGACCGACTCGTTTGGCCACGCTCAGCTCGGCGGTGCCGGCGAGTACCTGAAGTCGCTGGTTGAGCAGAATCTCCCCGGGATCAAAGCCCGTGTTGCCAAGCTCGGCATCACGCAGCGCGCGGCGGCTCACGCCGGTTCCAAGACGGATGCCGATGAGGCATTCCTCGCCGGCCAGGCGGCCGTCAAGGCAGCGATCAAGGGCGAGACCGATGTGATGGTGACGCTGCTCCGCGGTGACGCCGATCACTACACCGTCGAGACCGGGCTCGCTCCGCTGAGCGAGATCGCGAATGGCGTGAAGAAGCTCCCGCGCGAGTGGATCAACGAAGACGGCACCAGCATGAATCATCAGTTCGTGCGCTATGCCCAGCCGCTGATTCAGGGCGAGACGCCTGTTCCTTACGAAAACGGCCTGCCCGTTTTCGCGAAGTTCGAGAAGAGCCGTGTCGAGAAGCTCCTCGGCGCTTACCAGCTCTAA
- a CDS encoding pyrimidine/purine nucleoside phosphorylase produces the protein MATLPAQFAGVTVVTKANVYFDGKVVSHSVLFADGSKKTLGLIYAGSYHFGTDAAERMEIVAGACKVTLDGQTAVKSYGAGEFFDVPAKSGFTIEVAGGVAEYICSFLT, from the coding sequence ATGGCAACTCTCCCTGCTCAATTCGCCGGGGTCACGGTCGTGACCAAGGCCAATGTTTATTTTGACGGCAAAGTCGTCAGCCACTCGGTGCTCTTTGCTGATGGCAGCAAGAAGACGCTCGGGCTCATCTACGCCGGGTCGTATCACTTCGGTACGGACGCCGCCGAACGCATGGAGATCGTCGCGGGTGCCTGCAAAGTGACGCTCGACGGGCAGACTGCGGTGAAGAGCTACGGGGCGGGCGAGTTTTTCGATGTTCCGGCCAAGAGCGGCTTCACGATCGAGGTCGCTGGGGGGGTCGCGGAGTACATCTGCTCGTTTTTGACGTGA
- a CDS encoding peptidylprolyl isomerase, protein MNRVRRAAGLFLGWMAWLCACGVVARADDAAGAGLPAGLYADITTPRGVITTELFFKKTPLAVMSFVGLAEGVFGPQKGRPFFDGLIFHRVVPGFVVQGGDPLGRGEGGPGYTFPDEFVPGLSHDAAGVLSMANTGPDSNGSQFFLTLEPVVRLDYLHTVFGRVVSGVEALPTIQPGDAMEVRIRRVGTEAEGFRADPDVFAALSAKALEARAGREGAEPRVFFDDPGHLLPAEPPRARAFNFKLAAFERVTGRKVFFRLLDKAPAGTEGRKLGAYVKEQAGQLGLAADGVLVVYVAERDEWKIWIGDALLPVIMGRQGTVDEFMRAGALHEVKEALLAKAKKRLAAPGDAAEAPGQRLKLACDDVLAELIAVLSPKRE, encoded by the coding sequence ATGAATCGAGTGCGGCGGGCGGCGGGATTGTTTCTGGGGTGGATGGCATGGCTTTGTGCTTGCGGCGTGGTGGCTCGCGCGGATGACGCGGCTGGCGCCGGGCTGCCTGCGGGGCTTTATGCGGACATCACGACTCCGCGCGGAGTGATCACGACGGAGTTATTTTTTAAGAAAACGCCGCTGGCGGTGATGAGTTTTGTAGGGCTGGCGGAAGGAGTGTTCGGGCCGCAGAAAGGGAGGCCGTTTTTCGACGGGCTGATTTTTCACCGGGTGGTGCCGGGTTTCGTGGTGCAGGGGGGCGATCCGCTGGGCCGGGGCGAGGGCGGGCCGGGATACACGTTTCCCGATGAGTTCGTGCCGGGGTTGAGTCACGATGCGGCGGGGGTGCTCTCGATGGCGAACACGGGGCCGGACTCGAACGGGTCGCAATTTTTTCTCACGCTGGAGCCGGTGGTGCGGCTGGATTATCTGCACACGGTGTTCGGACGGGTGGTGAGCGGGGTGGAGGCGCTGCCGACGATCCAGCCGGGGGACGCGATGGAGGTTCGTATCCGGCGTGTGGGCACCGAAGCGGAGGGGTTCCGGGCCGATCCGGATGTGTTCGCTGCGCTGAGCGCGAAAGCCTTGGAGGCGCGGGCGGGGCGCGAGGGAGCGGAGCCGCGGGTGTTTTTCGACGATCCGGGGCATTTGCTGCCGGCGGAGCCGCCGAGGGCGCGGGCGTTTAATTTCAAGCTGGCGGCTTTTGAGCGGGTGACGGGGAGGAAGGTTTTTTTTCGTCTGCTCGACAAGGCGCCGGCGGGCACGGAAGGGCGGAAGCTTGGGGCGTACGTGAAGGAGCAGGCTGGTCAGCTCGGGCTGGCGGCGGATGGCGTGCTGGTGGTGTATGTGGCGGAGCGCGACGAGTGGAAGATCTGGATAGGAGACGCGCTGCTGCCCGTGATCATGGGGAGGCAGGGCACCGTGGATGAGTTCATGCGGGCAGGGGCGTTGCATGAGGTGAAGGAGGCGTTGCTGGCGAAGGCGAAGAAGCGGCTGGCCGCGCCGGGTGATGCGGCCGAGGCGCCGGGGCAGAGGCTGAAGCTGGCGTGCGATGATGTGCTGGCGGAGTTGATTGCGGTGCTGTCGCCGAAAAGGGAGTGA